In Debaryomyces hansenii CBS767 chromosome A complete sequence, a genomic segment contains:
- a CDS encoding DEHA2D01474p (some similarities with uniprot|P10870 Saccharomyces cerevisiae YDL194W SNF3 glucose sensor), with protein MGLEDNALIRKYVNVGEKRAGSASMGIFVGAFAAFGGVLFGYDTGTISGIMAMNYVKGEFPANKESFTSKESSLIVSILSAGTFFGALLAPFMSDTLGRRWSLIISTFIVFNLGVILQTVSTGIPLLCAGRAIAGFGVGLISAVIPLYQSEATPKWIRGAVVSCYQWAITIGLLLAACVNQGTHNRNDSGSYRIPIAVQLLWSLILGTGMIFLPDTPRFWIHKGNESEAKKSLKILRKLPLDHPDLIEEYEDIKAAYDFECSFGKSSWMDLFTTRNRQLKRLFTGVALQAFQQLTGVNFIFYFGTSFFKSAGIENEFLISLATSIVNVGMTVPGIFLIELVGRRSMLLWGAVGMSVSQFIVAIVGIATDSADANKVLIAFTCFFIAFFASTWGPIAWVVVGEIFPLRTRAKSVALSAASNWLWNWAIAYATPYLVEDGKGNANLGTNVFFIWGGCNFLCILFTYVFIYETKGYSLEQIDELYEKVPHAWKSRGFIPSAHAFREDAPESISSMGKDMEKVTEIETTSV; from the coding sequence ATGGGTTTAGAAGATAATGCGCTTATTAGAAAGTATGTCAATGTCGGGGAAAAAAGGGCTGGGTCAGCATCTATGGGGATTTTCGTAGGTGCCTTCGCAGCTTTCGGGGGTGTTTTGTTCGGGTATGATACTGGAACCATTTCAGGTATCATGGCCATGAACTATGTCAAAGGAGAATTTCCTGCCAATAAGGAGAGTTTTACGTCAAAAGAAAGTTCGTTGATTGTTTCCATCTTATCAGCAGGTACTTTCTTCGGTGCGTTGTTAGCACCGTTTATGTCTGATACTTTAGGTAGAAGATGGtcattaattatttcaacattCATTGTTTTCAACTTGGGAGTGATTTTACAAACTGTTTCAACTGGTATTCCATTACTATGTGCTGGAAGAGCTATTGCTGGTTTTGGTGTTGGTCTTATATCTGCTGTCATTCCATTATATCAATCAGAAGCCACTCCAAAATGGATTAGAGGGGCTGTTGTATCTTGTTATCAATGGGCCATTACTATTGGCTTATTGTTAGCGGCTTGTGTTAACCAAGGTACTCATAATAGAAATGACTCGGGTTCATACAGAATTCCAATTGCTGTTCAACTTTTATGGTCGTTAATTTTGGGTACTGGTATGATCTTCTTGCCTGACACGCCACGTTTCTGGATCCACAAAGGTAATGAATCTGAAGCTAAGAAATCGTTGAAGATTTTAAGAAAATTACCACTTGACCACCCAGActtaattgaagaatacgAAGACATCAAAGCTGCTTACGATTTCGAGTGTTCTTTCGGAAAATCGTCTTGGATGGATCTTTTTACCACAAGGAATAGGCAATTGAAGAGATTATTTACCGGTGTTGCTCTTCAAGcatttcaacaattaaCTGGTGTTAACTTTATCTTCTATTTTGGTACCTCTTTCTTCAAGAGTGCTGGTATTGAAAACGaatttcttatttcttTAGCCACCAGTATTGTTAACGTAGGTATGACTGTTCCAGGTATCtttttaattgaattaGTGGGTCGTCGTTCTATGTTGTTGTGGGGTGCTGTTGGTATGTCGGTTTCTCAATTTATCGTTGCTATTGTTGGTATTGCCACTGATAGTGCCGACGCTAACAAAGTCTTGATCGCATTCActtgtttcttcattgCATTCTTTGCTTCTACCTGGGGTCCAATTGCTTGGGTTGTTGTTGGTGAGATTTTCCCATTAAGAACTAGAGCTAAGTCCGTTGCATTATCTGCCGCTTCCAACTGGCTTTGGAACTGGGCTATCGCATACGCTACTCCATACTTGGTAGAAGATGGTAAGGGTAATGCTAACTTAGGAACAAACgttttcttcatctggGGTGGATGTAACTTTCTTTGTATTTTGTTCACTTACGTCTTCATTTACGAAACCAAGGGTTACTCTTTGgaacaaattgatgaattatatgaaaaagTTCCACATGCTTGGAAATCTCGTGGCTTCATTCCTTCTGCCCATGCTTTCAGAGAAGATGCTCCAGAGTCAATCAGCTCTATGGGAAAGGATATGGAAAAAGTTACTGAAATTGAAACCACTTCAGTCTAA
- a CDS encoding DEHA2D01496p (similar to uniprot|Q12068 Saccharomyces cerevisiae YOL151w GRE2 NADPH-dependent methylglyoxal reductase) — MTRTVFVSGASGFIAQNIVKLLIEKGYNVIGTVRTAEKGENLKKCLASEKFTYEIVPDISVEGAFDKVLEKHSEINVLLHTASPFFYDTTDPENDLVLPAINGTKNILKAVKQYGAQIERVVITSSDAAIYSADDEQNSDLSFNESNWNSISYEDAIKDPIAAYYGAKTFAEKAAWDFVKENNSNFKLTAVNPVYVFGPQAFASEVKGKLNTSNELINTLIKLGPSDLFDNDKGGFIDVRDVAKAHVMAFESEDTINKRLYLTNGHFSTQMMLDIVNKNFPELKGKIPIGNPGTGSQDISTLAKMSNDATRQILNFDFNSLEKVVADTVAQILDARKRTL; from the coding sequence ATGACAAGAACCGTATTTGTTTCAGGAGCTTCTGGATTTATCGCCCAGAATATCGTCAAGTTATTAATCGAGAAGGGTTATAATGTTATTGGAACGGTAAGAACCGCTGAGAAAGGtgagaatttgaaaaagtgcTTAGctagtgaaaaattcacaTATGAAATCGTTCCAGATATTAGTGTTGAAGGTGCATTTGATAAGGTTTTGGAAAAGCATTCTGAGATTAATGTTTTATTGCATACCGCTTCTCCGTTTTTTTACGACACTACTGATCCAGAAAATGATTTGGTTCTTCCGGCTATCAACGGTACCAAGAACATATTAAAGGCCGTAAAGCAATACGGAGCACAGATTGAAAGGGTTGTCATCACATCTTCAGATGCTGCAATCTACTCCGCAGATGATGAGCAAAATTCCGACCTTTCATTCAACGAAAGTAATTGGAACAGCATTTCTTATGAGGATGCCATTAAAGATCCGATCGCGGCCTATTATGGAGCAAAGACTTTTGCTGAAAAAGCGGCGTGGGACTTCGTTAAAGAAAACAACTCCAATTTCAAGTTGACTGCTGTCAATCCAGTCTATGTTTTTGGACCACAAGCGTTTGCAAGTGAAGTTAAGGGCAAGTTAAATACTTCCAACGAGTTAATTAATACATTAATCAAGTTGGGTCCttctgatttatttgataacgATAAAGGGGGGTTCATTGATGTAAGAGATGTTGCTAAAGCCCATGTGATGGCTTTTGAAAGTGAGGATACCATTAACAAGAGACTTTATTTAACTAATGGCCATTTTAGTACCCAAATGATGTTAGACATCGTGAACAAAAATTTCCCAGAATTGAAGGGTAAAATTCCAATTGGAAATCCTGGAACGGGATCTCAGGATATTCTGACTTTAGCGAAGATGAGCAATGATGCAACCAGacaaattttaaattttgattttaattctttagAAAAGGTTGTTGCCGATACTGTTGCACAAATTTTAGATGCCAGAAAACGTACTTTATAG